One window from the genome of Hyphomonas neptunium ATCC 15444 encodes:
- a CDS encoding extensin-like domain-containing protein: MRGISIFLAYAIMISAIAGVLLYALPQRHNPFAPIDLSYKPGIATYAQLLRLKGNREACFIALDEAGVAYTPLEDAPQGERGCGLFDALTLDQSLTPYSGTLQMTCAQSAAVYMWERHVVRPAAVEIFDSPVARIETYGSFSCRNIAGSRRLSQHAFGNAIDVSGFRLEDGRVIDVEAHWDAGGKEEKFLRRVHDGACGLFSVTLGPEYNAAHADHFHMDMGQGMICR; encoded by the coding sequence ATGCGTGGAATCAGTATCTTCCTGGCCTATGCGATCATGATTTCCGCAATTGCGGGCGTGCTTCTGTATGCGCTGCCCCAGCGGCACAACCCGTTTGCGCCGATTGACCTCTCCTACAAGCCGGGGATCGCCACCTATGCGCAGCTGCTGCGCCTGAAGGGCAACCGGGAGGCGTGCTTCATCGCGCTGGACGAGGCGGGCGTGGCGTATACGCCGCTGGAAGATGCGCCGCAGGGCGAGCGGGGATGTGGCCTGTTTGACGCCCTGACGCTGGACCAGAGCCTGACGCCCTATTCGGGGACGCTGCAAATGACCTGCGCCCAGAGCGCGGCCGTCTATATGTGGGAGCGTCATGTGGTGCGCCCGGCGGCTGTGGAAATCTTTGACTCGCCGGTCGCGCGGATTGAGACGTATGGCAGCTTTTCCTGCCGCAACATTGCCGGCTCGCGGCGCCTTTCGCAGCATGCTTTTGGCAACGCGATTGATGTCTCCGGTTTCCGGCTGGAGGATGGGCGGGTGATTGATGTGGAGGCCCATTGGGATGCAGGCGGCAAGGAAGAGAAGTTCCTGCGCCGGGTGCATGACGGGGCGTGCGGGCTGTTCTCGGTGACACTGGGCCCCGAATACAACGCGGCGCATGCGGACCATTTTCACATGGATATGGGCCAGGGGATGATCTGCCGGTGA
- the parC gene encoding DNA topoisomerase IV subunit A: MSKSTAEPPADRIINEPMSEALSKRYLAYALSTITSRALPDVRDGLKPVQRRILYGMRVLRLDPEGGYRKCAKIVGDVMGNYHPHGDSSIYDTLVRLAQDFNVRYPLVDGQGNFGNIDGDSAAAYRYTEARMTRGAELLMEGLDENAVDFRPNYAENDEEPVVLPAGFPNLLANGATGIAVGMATSIPPHNVAEIIDAARHLIEKPKATTEELMEFVQGPDFPTGGVIVEDRASMLEAYETGRGAFRMRARWHVEDTGRGTYQIIVTEIPYQVQKSRLLEKLSELLEAKKVPLLEDVRDESAEDVRLVLVPRAKTVEPDVLMESLFRTCDLETRFSLNMNVLHKGAPQVMGLRDVLQAYLDHRREVVVRRAEFRLDKIEKRLHILEGFLKAYLNIDEVIRIIRTEDEPKPVLMKRFKISDIQAEAILNLRLRALRKLEEMEIQGEHTKLTEERDELVLLIGSVRRQWTRVSKELKAARDEFDPSTALGRRRATFEQAPTVDLAAALEATRPKEPVTVVLSAQGWIRGMKGHGLDPDTIKFKEGDGPSFTEEVMSTDKLVFMSSDGRAFMLPADKLPGGRGHGEPIRISIELEDNVAIVGMFKFEPERKRVMASSTGYGFVVPEAELESNRKAGKQIVNTGGGHLNVCVPVLGDMIAVVGTNRKMLIFPLKDLPEMPRGKGNKLQSYSGGAELADLITFDKRDGLIVVTGGRFRAFEEWKEWKGQRAQAGKVVPKGFPRTGTFSG; the protein is encoded by the coding sequence ATGTCCAAATCTACCGCCGAGCCCCCTGCGGACCGGATCATAAACGAGCCGATGAGCGAAGCGCTGTCAAAGCGCTATCTCGCCTATGCGCTCTCCACGATCACGTCCCGCGCGCTGCCCGATGTCCGCGATGGCCTCAAGCCCGTCCAGCGCCGCATCCTCTATGGCATGCGCGTCCTGCGCCTTGATCCGGAAGGCGGCTACCGCAAATGCGCCAAGATCGTCGGCGATGTCATGGGTAACTACCACCCCCATGGCGACAGCTCGATCTATGACACGCTCGTCCGCCTCGCCCAGGATTTCAACGTTCGCTATCCCCTCGTCGATGGCCAGGGCAACTTCGGTAATATCGACGGGGACAGCGCCGCCGCCTACCGCTACACCGAAGCGCGCATGACGCGCGGCGCCGAGCTGCTGATGGAAGGCCTCGACGAAAACGCCGTCGATTTCCGCCCCAACTATGCCGAGAATGACGAGGAACCCGTCGTCCTCCCCGCCGGCTTCCCGAACCTTCTGGCCAATGGCGCCACCGGCATCGCAGTCGGCATGGCCACCTCCATTCCGCCCCACAACGTTGCCGAGATCATCGACGCGGCCCGCCACCTGATCGAAAAGCCCAAAGCGACCACAGAAGAACTCATGGAGTTTGTTCAGGGCCCGGACTTTCCAACCGGCGGCGTGATCGTGGAAGACCGCGCCTCGATGCTGGAGGCTTACGAGACGGGGCGGGGCGCCTTCCGTATGCGCGCCCGCTGGCATGTCGAAGATACCGGCCGGGGTACCTACCAGATCATCGTTACCGAGATCCCCTATCAGGTTCAGAAATCACGCCTGCTGGAAAAGCTCTCAGAGCTGCTCGAAGCCAAGAAGGTCCCGCTGCTGGAAGACGTGCGCGACGAGTCCGCCGAGGATGTCCGCCTCGTGCTCGTCCCGCGCGCCAAGACGGTTGAGCCCGACGTGCTGATGGAAAGCCTCTTCCGGACCTGCGATCTGGAAACGCGCTTCAGCTTGAACATGAACGTGCTGCACAAGGGCGCGCCCCAGGTCATGGGCCTGCGCGATGTGCTCCAGGCTTATCTCGACCACCGCCGCGAAGTCGTCGTGCGCCGGGCCGAATTCCGCCTCGACAAGATCGAGAAGCGCCTGCACATCCTGGAAGGCTTCCTGAAAGCCTACCTCAATATTGATGAAGTGATCCGCATCATCCGGACAGAGGACGAGCCCAAGCCCGTCCTGATGAAGCGGTTCAAGATTTCCGACATCCAGGCCGAAGCGATCCTGAACCTCCGCCTGCGCGCCCTGCGCAAGCTGGAAGAGATGGAAATCCAGGGCGAGCATACCAAACTGACTGAGGAGCGCGACGAACTCGTCTTGCTGATCGGCTCGGTCCGCCGCCAATGGACGCGCGTTTCGAAAGAGCTCAAAGCGGCCCGTGACGAATTTGATCCGTCCACCGCGCTCGGCCGCCGCCGCGCCACCTTTGAGCAGGCCCCTACGGTTGACCTTGCCGCCGCACTGGAAGCCACCCGTCCGAAAGAGCCCGTAACGGTCGTCCTCTCGGCGCAGGGCTGGATTCGCGGCATGAAGGGCCACGGCCTTGATCCCGATACGATCAAGTTCAAGGAAGGCGACGGGCCGAGCTTCACCGAAGAAGTGATGAGCACCGACAAGCTCGTCTTCATGTCTTCCGATGGGCGCGCCTTCATGCTGCCCGCCGACAAGCTCCCCGGCGGGCGCGGCCATGGCGAGCCGATCCGCATTTCGATCGAGCTTGAAGACAATGTCGCCATCGTGGGCATGTTCAAGTTTGAGCCTGAGCGCAAACGCGTGATGGCTTCCTCTACGGGGTATGGCTTCGTTGTTCCGGAGGCGGAGCTTGAGTCAAACCGCAAGGCGGGCAAACAGATCGTCAACACCGGCGGGGGCCATCTCAATGTCTGCGTGCCGGTGCTCGGCGACATGATCGCGGTCGTCGGCACCAACCGCAAGATGCTGATCTTCCCGCTGAAGGATCTGCCCGAAATGCCCCGCGGCAAGGGCAACAAGCTCCAGTCCTACAGCGGCGGGGCAGAACTCGCTGACCTCATTACCTTCGACAAACGTGACGGCCTGATCGTCGTCACAGGGGGCCGCTTCCGCGCCTTCGAAGAATGGAAAGAGTGGAAGGGCCAGCGCGCCCAGGCTGGCAAGGTTGTGCCTAAAGGCTTTCCGCGCACAGGCACGTTCAGCGGGTAA
- a CDS encoding SIR2 family NAD-dependent protein deacylase, translating to MTETDADDLAHLIRNAHRVVVFTGAGISTESGIPDFRSPGGVWSKMKPIMFQDFVASRDARREAWTRVFNRTAGWTGASPNAGHYAVAQLVEAGKVTSVITQNVDNLHQDSGVPDSKVIEVHGNASYAKCLTCGKRYELEALRHHWEADEDITCMFCTGLIKTATISFGQAMPEDEMARATEEALLADLFLVLGSSLVVYPAASLPLVAKKAGSNLAIINREATEQDPYADLVLNTDIGPLMSAVMGRL from the coding sequence ATGACCGAGACTGATGCAGACGACCTCGCCCACCTGATCCGCAATGCCCACCGCGTGGTGGTGTTCACCGGCGCGGGCATTTCGACCGAAAGCGGCATTCCCGATTTCCGCTCGCCCGGCGGCGTGTGGAGCAAGATGAAGCCGATCATGTTCCAGGACTTCGTCGCCTCGCGCGATGCAAGGCGGGAAGCCTGGACGCGCGTGTTCAACCGCACCGCCGGCTGGACCGGGGCCTCTCCGAACGCCGGGCATTATGCCGTGGCGCAGCTGGTCGAGGCGGGTAAGGTGACCAGCGTGATTACGCAGAATGTCGACAACCTGCACCAGGATTCCGGCGTGCCCGACAGCAAGGTGATCGAGGTGCACGGCAATGCGAGCTATGCCAAATGCCTGACCTGCGGGAAGCGGTATGAGCTGGAAGCGCTGCGCCATCACTGGGAAGCGGACGAAGACATCACCTGCATGTTCTGCACCGGTCTGATCAAGACCGCGACGATTTCCTTTGGCCAGGCGATGCCCGAAGACGAGATGGCGCGGGCGACCGAAGAGGCGCTGCTGGCTGACCTGTTTCTGGTGCTCGGCTCATCGCTGGTCGTGTATCCGGCCGCCAGCCTGCCCCTTGTGGCCAAGAAGGCCGGATCAAATCTCGCCATCATCAATCGCGAGGCGACGGAGCAGGATCCTTATGCCGATCTTGTGCTGAATACGGACATCGGGCCGTTGATGAGCGCGGTCATGGGGCGGCTTTAG
- a CDS encoding SRPBCC family protein: MDLKFEVSGRIARPIDEVFEAVVNPEKLSGYFTTGGARGRLETGATVTWDFADFPGAFPVYVAEVEKNKRIILHWDASDTAAERGGEAGHYQTQVTMRFEALEDGRTLVSIAEEGWRQTPEGLKSTLSNKGGWMQMLCCLKAFLEHGINLREGMFR, translated from the coding sequence GTGGATTTGAAATTTGAAGTGAGCGGGCGAATAGCGCGGCCCATCGACGAGGTGTTCGAGGCGGTGGTGAACCCGGAAAAGCTGTCGGGCTATTTCACGACCGGGGGCGCCAGGGGGCGGCTGGAAACCGGGGCGACGGTGACCTGGGACTTCGCGGATTTCCCCGGCGCCTTTCCGGTATATGTGGCCGAAGTGGAAAAGAACAAGCGCATCATCCTGCACTGGGACGCGAGCGACACGGCCGCAGAACGCGGCGGCGAAGCGGGCCATTACCAGACGCAGGTGACGATGCGGTTTGAAGCACTGGAGGACGGGCGCACTCTGGTTTCGATTGCCGAAGAAGGCTGGCGGCAGACACCCGAAGGGCTGAAATCCACGCTCAGCAACAAGGGCGGCTGGATGCAGATGCTGTGCTGCCTGAAGGCGTTTCTGGAGCATGGCATTAATCTGCGCGAAGGCATGTTCCGCTAG
- a CDS encoding ArsR/SmtB family transcription factor — MSSVITETSEDRVFKALAAPVRRAILDALKDNPQTTTELCARFPQIDRTTVMQHLKVLEGADLVIAHKVGRVRWNHLNALPIKAIHDRWIGPHAAGAVDKLAKLKAGLERG, encoded by the coding sequence ATGTCAAGCGTGATCACCGAAACCAGCGAAGACCGCGTCTTCAAGGCGCTCGCCGCCCCGGTGCGACGGGCGATCCTCGATGCTTTGAAAGATAACCCTCAGACCACGACCGAGCTGTGCGCCCGCTTCCCGCAGATTGATCGCACCACGGTGATGCAGCATCTCAAAGTGCTGGAGGGCGCAGACCTCGTCATCGCCCACAAGGTCGGCCGGGTCCGCTGGAACCATCTCAACGCCCTGCCGATCAAGGCGATCCATGATCGCTGGATCGGTCCTCACGCGGCAGGCGCGGTGGACAAGCTGGCAAAGCTGAAAGCCGGCCTCGAGCGGGGCTAG